The following proteins come from a genomic window of Heyndrickxia acidicola:
- a CDS encoding type I restriction-modification system subunit M — MAELNSKLFSAADNLRSKMDASEYKNYLLGLIFYKYLSDKLLEKVVEIADESLEEYNTQEQQTQLYRDLLSDEDIKNDLIETLKDTLGYDIEPDYLFNVITNQAKQNTFQLNDLNKAFIDLSTKYNQFNGLFDDVDLKSKKLGSDDQQRNITITEVLKKLNDIDVIGHDGDVIGDAYEFLISQFASEAGKKAGEFYTPHEVSDLMARIVAIGQEDKKLFSVYDPTMGSGSLMLNIRNYINHPDSVKYHGQELNTTTYNLAKMNLILHGVDKEDMRLRNGDTLNKDWPTDEPYTFDSVLMNPPYSANWSSDDTFLDDSRFNRYGKLAPKSKADFAFLLHGFYHLKDSGTMAIVLPHGVLFRGAAEGVIRKKLLEDGSIDTVIGMPANLFFGTSIPTTVIILKKNRNTRDVLFIDASNNFIKGKNQNKLSKENIDKIVEIYKQREDVEKYAHVASFDEIKEKDFNLNIPRYIDTFEEEAPIDMASIGSTIKDIRKEKAQIESTLYDMISSLQFDDENAEWIKGALEVFNREK; from the coding sequence ATGGCTGAATTAAACTCAAAATTATTTAGTGCTGCAGACAACTTGCGAAGCAAAATGGATGCATCAGAATACAAAAACTACTTATTAGGATTGATCTTTTACAAGTACTTATCTGATAAGTTATTAGAAAAAGTAGTTGAAATAGCAGATGAATCGTTAGAAGAATACAACACACAAGAACAACAAACTCAATTGTATAGGGATTTATTATCAGATGAAGACATAAAAAATGACTTGATAGAAACGTTAAAGGATACATTAGGATATGACATTGAACCAGATTACTTATTTAATGTAATAACCAATCAAGCGAAACAAAACACGTTTCAGTTGAATGATTTGAATAAAGCCTTTATTGATTTGTCTACGAAATATAATCAATTTAATGGATTGTTTGATGATGTGGATTTGAAATCAAAAAAACTGGGATCAGATGATCAACAACGAAACATTACCATTACAGAAGTATTAAAGAAACTAAATGATATTGATGTAATAGGACATGATGGTGATGTCATTGGGGATGCCTATGAGTTCTTAATTAGTCAATTTGCTTCAGAAGCAGGCAAGAAAGCTGGGGAATTCTATACACCTCATGAGGTATCTGACTTGATGGCTCGTATCGTTGCAATAGGTCAAGAAGATAAAAAATTGTTTAGCGTATATGATCCAACCATGGGATCAGGATCTTTGATGTTGAATATTAGAAACTATATTAACCATCCTGACAGTGTAAAATATCATGGACAAGAACTAAATACAACTACCTATAATCTAGCGAAGATGAACTTGATCTTGCACGGTGTTGATAAAGAAGATATGCGTTTACGCAATGGGGATACATTGAATAAAGATTGGCCGACAGATGAGCCTTATACCTTTGATTCTGTCCTTATGAATCCACCATACTCTGCAAACTGGTCTTCAGATGATACATTCTTAGATGATTCTCGTTTCAATCGTTACGGGAAGTTAGCGCCAAAATCAAAAGCAGACTTTGCTTTTCTTTTACATGGGTTCTATCATTTGAAAGATTCAGGAACAATGGCAATCGTCTTACCGCATGGGGTACTGTTCCGTGGAGCTGCCGAAGGTGTCATTCGTAAGAAATTATTAGAAGATGGCAGTATTGATACCGTAATTGGTATGCCTGCAAACTTATTCTTTGGAACATCTATTCCGACAACAGTCATCATATTAAAGAAAAATCGTAACACTCGTGATGTTTTATTTATTGATGCAAGTAATAATTTTATCAAAGGAAAGAACCAAAATAAACTTTCCAAAGAAAATATTGATAAAATTGTCGAAATCTATAAGCAGAGAGAAGATGTTGAGAAATATGCTCATGTCGCTTCCTTTGATGAAATTAAAGAAAAAGACTTCAATTTAAACATTCCTCGGTATATAGACACTTTCGAAGAGGAAGCTCCTATTGATATGGCTTCAATTGGCTCAACAATCAAAGATATTCGAAAAGAAAAAGCACAAATAGAATCTACATTATATGACATGATTTCTTCACTTCAATTTGATGATGAAAATGCTGAGTGGATTAAAGGTGCATTAGAGGTGTTTAATCGTGAAAAATAA
- a CDS encoding DUF2971 domain-containing protein yields the protein MILTDIVFDIIKKIIETPRLITLSSNVLESLSNNNWLKNNYLYHYTNLEGFLGIVSSQNPGFWATHIAYMNDSMEYRHGIKLCEKIIEEFIKDSTVGVTLAGRDNLNTLKEYLTNDDDEVFVVSFCQNSDLLSQWRGYSRGQYGISIGFDFGHNQVFDTSNPINSILTPRPVIYDQENQIFRLKELIKDSIPFLNNIDSDSQIKQLSESLKYFIPVLKNSSFSEEEEWRIVATNFNEIDIKDIKYPLKFRVRNNIIVPYITLPFDDSTKLPIKRVVIGPSDTSEFTEESIRYYLKTNGYNDTEVVRSAIPYR from the coding sequence ATGATATTGACAGACATAGTATTCGACATAATAAAAAAAATTATAGAAACACCTAGACTTATCACTTTATCTTCCAATGTGTTGGAATCCCTCTCCAATAATAATTGGTTAAAAAATAATTATTTGTATCACTATACCAATCTAGAAGGTTTTTTAGGAATTGTAAGCTCACAAAATCCTGGCTTTTGGGCAACTCATATTGCTTACATGAATGATTCGATGGAATATCGTCATGGTATAAAGTTATGTGAAAAGATTATTGAAGAATTCATTAAGGACTCAACTGTTGGAGTTACATTAGCTGGGAGGGATAATCTAAATACTCTTAAAGAATATTTAACTAATGATGATGATGAGGTTTTTGTTGTTTCTTTCTGCCAGAACAGTGACTTATTAAGTCAATGGCGCGGATATAGTAGAGGTCAGTACGGGATTTCAATTGGATTTGATTTCGGGCACAATCAAGTGTTTGATACATCAAATCCTATTAATAGTATTTTGACACCACGACCAGTAATATATGACCAGGAAAATCAAATTTTTCGACTTAAAGAATTGATTAAAGATAGTATTCCTTTTTTGAATAATATAGATTCAGATTCTCAAATAAAGCAATTATCAGAATCGTTAAAGTATTTTATTCCTGTACTGAAAAACTCCTCTTTTTCTGAAGAAGAAGAATGGAGAATTGTGGCGACCAATTTTAATGAAATTGATATAAAGGATATAAAGTATCCTTTAAAGTTCAGAGTTAGAAATAATATAATTGTACCCTATATTACACTTCCATTTGATGATTCAACAAAATTGCCTATAAAAAGGGTTGTCATCGGTCCTTCGGATACAAGTGAATTTACCGAAGAAAGCATTAGATACTATTTAAAAACTAACGGCTACAATGATACAGAGGTTGTGAGGTCAGCAATCCCCTATCGTTAA
- a CDS encoding FMN-binding glutamate synthase family protein — protein MSWMQMLIIAIFFLMLALFLVPLGFYMWISFHDARQKEHAVLRNYPVLGRIRYIVEKIGPELRQYLFLNNEEGKPFSRNQYEGVVKSGKYKQRITAFGSERNFEDTGFYIKNAMFPKQREELRIDQSSKIETQLYKIDNEKLLSRKEHSEQAVVDPFYLSDQDQIVIGKETCRSPFYVKGLVGQSAMSYGALGKNAITALSKGLGLAGGTWMNTGEGGLSKHHQAGNVDIIAQIGPGLFGYRTAEGDFSWEQFKQKSEMKQIKAFELKLAQGAKIRGGHVEAEKVTPEIAEIRNVKPWTTIDSPNRFRQFHDAKGLFDFVEQMREVGGKPVGIKMVVGNREEVEAMVKVMAEAGKIPDFITVDGGEGGTGATYQELADGPGLPLYTALPIVHELLKKYQIRDRVKLIASGKLITPDKMVYALCLGADLINTARAFMISVGCIMAQTCHSNTCPVGVATTDPNREKALVVEEKMYRVCNYVISTREGLFNLAGAAGLSSPTELNESHLMFRAINGQLYSGKEYMEGLLRPLNT, from the coding sequence ATGAGTTGGATGCAAATGTTAATTATCGCGATCTTTTTCTTAATGCTCGCGTTATTTCTTGTTCCACTTGGATTTTATATGTGGATTTCTTTTCATGATGCCCGTCAAAAAGAGCATGCAGTATTAAGAAATTACCCTGTACTGGGCCGAATTCGATACATTGTAGAGAAAATCGGGCCGGAGTTAAGGCAATATTTATTTCTTAACAATGAAGAAGGAAAGCCCTTTTCAAGAAATCAGTATGAGGGGGTTGTGAAGTCTGGTAAATATAAACAAAGAATCACTGCTTTTGGCTCTGAACGTAATTTTGAAGATACCGGATTTTATATTAAAAATGCGATGTTTCCGAAACAAAGAGAGGAATTGAGAATAGATCAAAGCTCAAAAATTGAAACGCAGCTATATAAAATTGATAACGAAAAACTATTGAGCCGGAAGGAGCATTCTGAACAGGCTGTGGTTGACCCTTTCTATTTATCCGATCAGGATCAAATCGTAATCGGAAAAGAGACGTGCAGGAGTCCTTTTTATGTAAAAGGATTAGTGGGGCAATCGGCCATGAGCTACGGCGCTTTAGGGAAAAATGCCATTACGGCGTTATCCAAAGGGCTGGGGCTGGCCGGAGGTACATGGATGAATACCGGTGAAGGGGGGCTTTCTAAGCATCATCAAGCTGGAAATGTTGATATCATTGCACAAATCGGCCCGGGTTTATTTGGTTATCGTACAGCAGAGGGAGATTTTTCGTGGGAGCAATTCAAACAGAAAAGTGAAATGAAGCAGATAAAAGCTTTTGAATTAAAGCTTGCCCAAGGAGCTAAAATTCGTGGCGGCCATGTCGAGGCCGAAAAAGTAACTCCAGAGATTGCAGAAATTCGCAATGTGAAGCCATGGACGACCATTGATAGTCCGAACCGATTCCGCCAATTTCATGATGCGAAAGGTTTATTCGATTTCGTCGAACAAATGCGGGAGGTGGGCGGCAAGCCAGTTGGAATCAAAATGGTCGTGGGAAATCGTGAGGAAGTAGAAGCAATGGTTAAGGTGATGGCTGAAGCTGGAAAGATCCCTGACTTCATTACAGTCGATGGTGGTGAGGGGGGAACAGGGGCAACGTATCAAGAGCTGGCAGATGGCCCTGGATTACCCCTTTATACGGCCCTGCCTATTGTCCATGAGCTGTTGAAGAAATATCAGATACGAGATCGTGTGAAGCTCATTGCTTCAGGTAAATTAATTACGCCAGATAAGATGGTCTACGCCCTATGCTTAGGTGCTGACTTAATCAATACAGCCCGAGCCTTTATGATCTCAGTGGGGTGTATTATGGCACAAACCTGCCATTCCAATACATGCCCGGTTGGCGTCGCAACAACAGATCCGAATCGCGAAAAAGCTTTAGTAGTAGAAGAAAAAATGTATCGTGTCTGTAATTACGTGATCTCGACAAGGGAAGGCCTTTTCAACCTAGCGGGGGCTGCAGGCTTATCCTCTCCAACAGAGCTTAATGAATCCCATTTGATGTTTAGAGCCATCAATGGACAATTGTACAGTGGTAAAGAATATATGGAGGGCTTGTTGAGACCCCTTAACACCTAA
- a CDS encoding LLM class flavin-dependent oxidoreductase, producing the protein MSTIQIPVSVLNLAPIRQGQTPKDAIDSMVDLAQATEEMGFKRYWIAEHHNTPTLVSSATSILIKHTLEHTKTIRVGSGGVMLPNHSALVVAEQFGTMATIYPNRLDLGLGRAPGTDMKTANALRRSQNDSVYTFPQDVQALLTYFGPEEHQGYVKAHPGVGTNVPIYILGSSTDSAYLAAKLGLPYVFASHFAPRHMEEAISIYRDRFQPSEYLNQPYMMVCLNVIAAETDDEAKRESTTMQQFFLNVVRGSQTPMQPPVDSMDPLWSPYEREVAASMTSMSFTGSKDTVKKQLTSFQEKYNVDEIMAVSYIYDADKQKRSYQIFKDIVDGK; encoded by the coding sequence ATGAGTACTATACAGATACCTGTGTCTGTGTTAAATCTTGCGCCCATCCGTCAAGGACAGACACCCAAAGACGCCATTGATTCAATGGTTGATTTAGCACAAGCAACAGAGGAAATGGGATTTAAACGGTATTGGATTGCAGAGCATCATAACACCCCTACACTTGTCAGTTCCGCTACTTCCATCCTCATCAAGCATACATTGGAGCACACGAAAACCATCCGTGTAGGATCCGGCGGTGTCATGCTGCCGAATCATTCGGCATTAGTCGTTGCTGAGCAATTTGGAACCATGGCCACCATATATCCAAACCGTTTGGACTTAGGCCTTGGCAGAGCACCCGGAACCGATATGAAAACAGCAAATGCATTAAGACGTTCACAAAATGATTCTGTCTACACCTTTCCTCAGGACGTCCAAGCCTTGCTTACCTATTTTGGACCAGAGGAACATCAAGGCTATGTCAAAGCCCATCCAGGTGTTGGAACAAATGTACCGATCTATATTTTAGGCTCATCGACAGACTCAGCTTATTTAGCCGCAAAATTAGGGCTCCCATATGTGTTTGCCTCTCATTTTGCACCAAGACATATGGAAGAAGCCATCTCCATTTACCGAGATCGCTTCCAGCCATCTGAATACCTGAATCAGCCGTATATGATGGTATGCTTAAATGTGATTGCAGCGGAAACAGATGATGAAGCGAAAAGAGAATCCACAACCATGCAGCAATTTTTCCTAAATGTGGTCCGTGGTTCACAAACCCCTATGCAGCCGCCAGTGGACAGTATGGATCCTTTATGGAGTCCTTACGAGCGAGAAGTTGCTGCCTCCATGACCAGCATGTCGTTTACTGGAAGCAAAGATACGGTTAAAAAACAGCTAACAAGCTTTCAAGAGAAGTATAATGTGGATGAAATCATGGCTGTTTCCTATATTTATGATGCGGATAAGCAAAAGCGGTCTTATCAAATCTTTAAGGATATTGTCGATGGAAAATAA